In Bradyrhizobium sp. CCBAU 051011, the following are encoded in one genomic region:
- a CDS encoding ABC transporter permease yields the protein MYGYFFRRLLGTVPVMLVVAVFIFLMLRLTPSDPAAVIAGDNATTEQVAQIRTQLGLDRPMIEQFVIWSGRVLTGNFGESFFFKKTVASLIGERIEPTLSLALFTILIAVFVAVPLGVLAAHRHGSWIDRIVMGFSVLGFSVPVFVIGYLLIYLFAVYLNWLPVQGYQRISEGVGGWVQRLILPSVTLSVIYIALIARMTRTSVLEVLSEDYIRTARAKGQSERKVLFRHALRNAAVPIVTVIGLGVALLIGGVVVTESVFTIPGLGRLTVDAVLARDYPTIQAVILLFSFVYVMINLAVDMIYTVLDPRIRY from the coding sequence ATGTACGGTTACTTCTTTCGGCGATTGCTTGGCACGGTCCCCGTGATGCTGGTGGTCGCGGTTTTCATCTTTCTGATGCTGCGGCTGACTCCGTCCGACCCGGCGGCGGTCATCGCCGGCGACAACGCCACCACCGAACAGGTGGCGCAGATCCGCACCCAACTCGGCCTCGACCGGCCGATGATCGAGCAATTCGTGATCTGGTCGGGCAGGGTGCTGACCGGTAATTTCGGCGAAAGCTTCTTCTTCAAGAAGACGGTGGCCTCGCTGATCGGCGAGCGGATCGAGCCGACCCTGTCGCTGGCCTTGTTCACGATCCTGATTGCGGTGTTTGTCGCTGTTCCGCTCGGCGTATTGGCGGCGCACCGGCACGGTTCGTGGATCGACCGCATCGTGATGGGCTTTTCGGTACTCGGCTTTTCCGTGCCCGTGTTCGTAATCGGCTATCTCCTGATCTATTTGTTCGCGGTCTATTTGAACTGGCTGCCGGTGCAGGGCTATCAGCGAATCTCGGAGGGGGTTGGCGGCTGGGTGCAGCGGCTGATCCTGCCGTCGGTGACCTTGTCGGTGATCTATATCGCGCTGATCGCGCGCATGACGCGCACCAGCGTGCTGGAAGTGCTGTCGGAAGATTATATCCGCACCGCGCGGGCCAAGGGACAGTCCGAGCGAAAGGTGCTGTTCCGTCATGCGCTGCGCAATGCCGCCGTTCCGATCGTCACGGTGATCGGACTTGGCGTGGCGCTCCTGATCGGCGGCGTGGTCGTGACCGAAAGCGTGTTCACGATCCCCGGCCTAGGCAGGCTCACGGTCGACGCGGTGCTGGCGCGCGACTATCCGACGATCCAGGCCGTCATCCTGCTGTTTTCATTCGTCTACGTCATGATCAACCTGGCGGTTGATATGATCTATACCGTACTCGATCCCAGGATTCGCTACTGA